From the Motacilla alba alba isolate MOTALB_02 chromosome 1, Motacilla_alba_V1.0_pri, whole genome shotgun sequence genome, the window TTACAATACTTGACATAAATTCCTTTGTTTCAGAAATGGTAGTTCACACACTGAGCCCAAAGTGTGTATTATCATGGCAGAGATAATTAATTTTAGCAGAGTAATAGACTGAATTGTTGCCTGGGAAATCAAATTCCACAAATGGTGGTAAGGCTGACTCATTGCCTATGGTAACAAAATGATGATATGCTGTAACTTAATGTAGATTAAAAACTGTGCAACACTATCCAGACTGCTACAAAAGGAAGTTAATAAAAATTGAGGGTGAACTGTAGAAGGTTGCTGGCTCTCTTATCTTGTATTTGGTGAGCCATAAATCATCATTTTAAATCAAGTACTGTTGATTATATTAGAGTGAAATgtaagagcttttttttttgtagtatgGACTCAtaactctttttcttctttatgatATACACATAAACATAATATGtgaatatgtatttataatatttatctccctttatatttttataatataaaaattatatcccctaatataaaatattataaatattatctcccctaaatattttttcaataaataatacCGTTGAAACATGTGTTCGAAGGTGTGAAATCAAACCCCATCGCCCTTAGAGCACAGGTACTTCAACACAACACCTTAACAAGCACCTGCTTTTTGCATGGTGCAGAACTTAGAATTTCCTTCTGGCGCTGGACTTACACTCGGGACAGCAGCCCAAATGCACCCCGAGCCTGCTGACTCAGAGAGGTACACTGCCCAGCGGGGACCCTGAGACATAGCTCGGGTGGAGCACGGGCTGCGCTCCGCTGCAAGCAGCGACAGAGCTGCGTGAGGAGCGCAGGCACAGAGCCGTAATACAGCATCAAGTACGGCTTAACGGGGCGCTTCAGGGATGGGAGGATGTGCGgtatgaggacaggctgagggagctgggactgCAAAGGAGCCGTCTCTCTCTCTGCAAAGGAGACGGCTCACCGTGCGGGAATACCTGGCGGGCGGGAGCCAAGACTGACAGCCAGGCTTCTCAGTGATGCCCCGCCACAGAAACAGAGGCAAAGGGCACGAACTGACataagaagtgattttttttttttttttttttttcctgcaaaggcGACTGAGCCCTGAGCAGGCTGGCCAGAGATCTCCATCCTCGGGCACACTGAGAacccaggcagcccctgctgaTCCTGCTTTGAGCCGGGGTTTGCAGTGGGCGGCCTCCCCCAgagctcccttccagcctcagcacaTCTTTGAGTCCCTGATACGTGATTATTTTGCACCTGCAAGCACGCTTCTGCTTAATTTTACAGAGAAACTTAACTCTGTTTTACTctcaaaaggagaaataaattcaGAGGAAATAATCCCAGCGTAAATGCTGTGGAAACAActgagcccctctgcccccaccGCTTTGAGAAAGGAGCAACTCTcgacattttaaaaaagctatcacaaaactatttttgtatccttttgtattttgtattcttttaCAGATATTATATATTCCCTCTTACTTTGTAAGACACAACCACAGATTCAATTTTAACCTAATAAAGATTCCacttgtgggaaaaaaaaaccgTAAACGGGAAGCGTATGCATTTAACTTTTCCCTGAATGTAATATTAAGGGAAACGACATTCTAAGTAGATTCCCCGCTAGTTTATTTCACCCTGCTGTAACTTACAGCGTCGGACTGCGAAGTTTTTCCCAGCGGGAGACCCGCGCCTTCCCGCGGCTCCCTGAGGGCAGGGCGGTGCCTCCCGCCCGGGGGAGGagccccgccggggccgcccccgcccctgCTCTCGCGAGATGGGCGGCGCGCGGCGCGACATCCGGGAGCGGCGCGGCAAGATGGCGGTGGAGTCGCGGGTGACGCAGGAGGAGATCAAGAAGGAGCCGGAGAAGCCGATCGACCGCGAGAAGGTGTCCAGAGTGCGGGGTGCTAGTGCCGCGCCGCTTCGCCGGCCGCTGCAGGGCGGACAGCGGGGGTCGGGGGCGTGGCGAGCGTCTAGTGACGACGTGAGGCCTCCGCGGAGGGGGGGGGGAGGGCGTGGCGAACGGCCCTTCATCCTGATCCCCTCATCCTGCTCCCCTCATCTTGCTCCCCTCCCCTGTGCTCCTCGCTCCCATTCCCGTGCTCATTCTCACCCCCGCCTCACCCCCCCAGACGTGCCCGCTGCTGCTTCGCGTCTTCACCACCAACAATGGGCGGCACCACCGCATGGATGAGTTCTCCCGCGGCAACGTGCCCTCCAGCGAGCTGCAGATCTACACCTGGTGAGTGGCAGCGCCTCTGCGCCTGGCCGTGCCGCGGAGCCTCGCCTGGGCCCCGGGGCCAGAGCGAGTTGTGCCGGCTCCGGTCGGAGCAGGACACGCCGGGGAGCTTTCGCCGCCGCTGGTGTGGAGCGGCTCTGGCTGTGGCCTGGCAGCTGAGAGGGGGCATCTGCGGAAGCACAGCTTTGTGCAGCGGTCAGCGCTCCGCCACCGAGGCTTAGTGCGCCTCAAGTGCCCAATTACTGCTGCATGTAATCGGTGGCTTGTGCTGTGGCGATGGTTATCGCAACACATCTGCTCAATGCAGAGGTTCTCCTTTAATGCGGATGTGTTGTTCCAAGAGCCCCGTTGAGCCACTAGAAGCAGCTGTCCCAGAAGGCTTGAAATGTTGTGTGAATGGTTTGTTGGTTTAACGCAGACCCTTCTGAGAGTGGAGTaatgagttttctttttgcatgGTCAGGTAGCAATGCTTTAACAGAGAGCTGCTTTTTATCACTGTCAGATTTATTTTGGAGAACTGCCTTAGTCGCCATTGCAAACATGTTAGGTTTTGTTTGTAATATTTTGGAGAATGCCTTTGAAAAGGaattctgttgctttttaaacCCTTCATGATGTTTGCCAGAGTTGTAACTCGTACATTGTATAGTTGAATAAATCCATTTTTGTGGCTACCAAAGCATGTAGTTCTAATTTACTTCTAAGTGGAATTTATGGACTCTGTCCAGGCTGTTGGTGGTGTCTGAGTTGTTTCCCATCTGCAGAAGTCAGAATGGGCATTGTCTGTCAGCACACTGCTCCTTGGTTGCCTGAAGCTTGGAGCGAGTGTACAGTCTGTATAATTGGAGACACTTCTCTTGCAATGACTGGGTACTTTTGTTCTTGAAATTCCAGACATGAGCTGtagccctgctctgggtgaaGGCTGGTAAAGGAGTGCTGCCTGCTAGGGCAGAAACGgaaagctattttatttttctgcttttcttacgTTTCCTCTAATAGTTAATAACCATATTTTAATACAGATGTCAGCTTAGGTGAGGAAACTCTTACACTGTGCCTTGTttgaatgtattaaaaaaaaaaggctccagCTGTTTAAATGGAAACTCTTCAGAGAGACCTGGAAATGCAGATGTTGAAATGTATGCAGAGATGAAGAGATTCATCTGAATATCACAGTAAATCAGACACATTTGCACTAGAGCTTGTTGCCTCCAGTGTGCAGTAAGGTGAATTTTCCCAGGTGTTGCAATCAATAACTGTGGACATAGGGTATGCCAAGGCAAAGAAACACATCGTTAAGTTGTAGCAATGTATTGATTCTGTCTTAAACGTTTTGGGAAGCTTTTTTTACTGTTCCTTTGAGAGTGTGAAGcgttttggtttgtttgtttaatctAGGATGGATGCAACTCTCAAAGAGCTGACCAGCTTGGTGAAAGAAGTTTACCCAGAGGCACGGAAGAAGGGCACACATTTCAACTTTGCAATTGTTTTTACAGATCTCAAGAGGCCTGGCTATAGGTAAATGGCATTTCTTCTCTGAGTTAATAGAATACTTTGAGCACCAGAACAGTAAATTATCCTTCATTAACACTGATTTAAAGTTTAGAACCCGCATACCAAATTTCTGAAGTTCTGTATGATGACTGCTACCACCTCTAAACTGTGCTTGGTGACCATCTCCGTTAATGTGTTCCAAAACCATGAGCCTGTGTGCTTGAAGGCTTTGGTTTGTATTGGCAACTGGAATATGGCCCTCCAAACTGAGATAATGCTTTGTTCCTGGTAGGTCTTGCACCTGAGTTACAGCAGTGATCTTGTAGCAGGTGTTTCTCTTCCAAAATGGCGTGAGCTAATCTTTGTCAGCATTCAGTGGATGTACCCTGCTTTGGAATCTGGTGGGGCCTTGTGCTTTGTCTGTATGGCGGGGGTAAGGGGTTCTCACTAGTATTTAACGTAATAGGGTAGAAGGCTCCTCTGTGCTGTCAGAGCATTTGGTGTAGCTTTTCTTGGTGCACCCAGGATTGCAGAGAAAAACCTCAGCATTTTGAGAACACAGCCACATTTGTGCAGTGCAGGGAATGGCATGGGAAGGGAGTTACAAGCCAGTGCAGTTCCTGTTTTGGACATCTGGAGGGATGGCCACTGATAACTAACTTGCCTTTCCTCTGCTACTCACAGGGTGAAGGAGATCGGCAGCACCATGTCGGGCAGGAAGGGCACAGATGATTCCATGACATTGCAGTCTCAGAAATTCCAGATAGGAGACTACCTGGATATAGCAATTACTCCTCCAAATCGTGCACCACCCCCATCAAGCCGCATGAGACCTTACTAAAGTCTTGCTTCTCTTTGTATGATTATGTGTTCTATTTACTCCTACTTGCTGTTCTAAAGCAGgcttatttttttgcttttgttgctAAGCACCTGAAGACAAAGCTGAGCATTGTAGAAGAAAGTTCACTCTTAAATACTAACTTTTAGTTTGTTTAGAAGAAACCCCTTCAGCAGTGCCATCATCCTATCCCTGGTTGTTATAGTTTGAATAGTAAATTAGTGTGTCCAGTGTTCTAAAGACTTCCATGAAATATGATCAGGAGGATTACAGTTGTTCTGAAGTTCTGTCTTGTTTGGAATAAAAATTGATGTTAATCCTTTGACTGTTTAGTGGTGTATCAATGCTCAAGTCTGCTCTGTATTAGAAGTTACTAATAGTGCTGGGGAGTGTTGAGCAGTCAGCTTCTAGAATCTGAAAATGGAGGAAAGGATGGCTCAGGAGTCTCAGTTGTCCATGGGACAGCTGGAAGACTGATGTGTGTGGTGTTACCTGGTACCTTAAAGAGCGGGATGAAGAAGGGTTCCCTCTATCACTGCAGGGGGAGAGGCTGAGATATGCAGGTGCTTCTGGTCTTCCAGCAGGGTCCAGCTGTCCTTGGCTAACTGGGAGCATCCAGCTGGTCTGGGCTGGACCAGGTGCTTGGTGTCTGCACCTTGAGCCCCTGTGTGCTCAGAGCAAGGCAAGGGCAGGAGTAGAAGCAGTAACTCATTAGAATCTCCACCTTCTTTGCCTAAGGCCTGAGCAGAGGCCAGGACTGAAGTAAGTGTTCCTGTCTGCTGAGAACAAGGTGTGCTTTGTGTCATGAACTGGGATCTATAtagatttggattttttccctctcgGGAGTCCCTTGGTTCAGTATAGCCTGAGGGAGTTCTGCCCTTGGCTTAACCCTCTTCTGCTCCCCTTCTCTGCGTTCTGAGTTAGGGAGTTGCCATTTCAGTCTTCATGAATGTTTCTCATTTGCAGAATCACCTACAGAATCTAAGTCACTTCTCCCCTAGGACTGAAAAGTCCtccccaccttttttttaaagcaagctCAAGAAAAGACACTTACAAATGCTGCTTGTTAAGTGCTGAGCCTGAAGTGGCAGTGGAGCTGATTTATTGTTGCCAGAGTTGGCATGGGCAGGATGTTTTTTTGTGGCGCAGTCACCTCTGGTGTGAGGTAGTGGTGCTCCAAATACTGATGCTGTGAGAAACCCACGTGTTGGAACAGCCCAGGGACTTGTGTTACCAGGGACAAGCTTGCTCAGGTTGGGGACACTTGACAGACCTGGACAGAGAGAAGAGCAAAGGCCACTGTTGAGTGGTCTCTCTGATTGCCCCAGGGCATCATCTGTCCTGCAAAATGAGTGCGGTGAGTTACCAGGGTATAATTACAGAATTGCACAGCTCCCACCAAAGGGAAGGACAAACCTGCCATTAGAGGTACACAGGAATATGGGCATTTCCTTAGTTTTGTGTCCTGGTTTTTGCTTTAATTGCATTTAAGGATAATTCTTATATGTAGTCACTATAAAAGGCAACAGCAGCAACGGAGCCTGTGTCTGTgactcagctgctctgggaagcgACTTGACTTTGCTGCTGGAATGGGAGACATGGCCAGGGAATTCTGGtgcctgcccagctggcagagaaaaagaacatcTACTGGCTTTGTATGAAAAAAAGTGCAGAACTGCCTTCAGTAGCAAATACTTCATTCAGCTTGTTTGGTTGAGGAATTTACCTTCCCTTGACTGCCATGAATGTAAAAATGTCAGCTGATCTCTTCCCTACCTGTTTCACAATAAACGTCTCTTGGGATCTCTTGCCCTCAAATCATACAGAAAGGTAATGCAGAAGTGCAGAGCTTATTATTATGAACTTGAGAGAAGAATGTAGTTCAGGTTAGGGGTTTCCTATATCAATATATATCAGCTGGCAATCCAagctgatggcagcagctgtggaagcAGACAGCACTAGGGTACAACCATCCAGATGTGGCAAGAGGTGAAAGGGAAGTGAAAGCTGTCACCAGCTGAGCTCCTTGTGCACAGGAAGGGATTCAGTCCCAGTAACCTGGTTGTGTTTGTCTCTGAAAGCTACTATAAAAGTTGAGGAGGGATGTCAGTCCctaaaaagagcaaaatatgTAGAGCACTGTGGTTTGTGGAAATGACAACATGGTCATCAACAGTGAACAATCCCGGATGCTCAGGAAGTGGTGTAGACAGCACTTCATCCAAATTTGTCAATCCACAGCATTTGCTTTGTAGGCAGCAATTTGATGAGGAATTTTTGTCCCTCATCAAGGCAGCTGGATAaggtgttttccttttgttttggaTCCTTAAAGGCCTAAGAGACACAGCTCTGTTACATATCTACAGTGTCAATAGCAACCACTCCTCCAAAGCTTTTTGTCTCCCAGCTGAGCAAGGCAAAGAACTAGGATGACAGCTCTCCAGAAAAGGCTTCCTGACTCGGACACTTCTCAGAGGTAATCCCTTCCCTGCCCGGCAGCCCAGACAGCTCTCGCCTCCTGCCCATGCCCTGCCAGGGATACCACACCTACCCCTACCTCCCTTGTAGGTGTCTCTCCAGGCCTCCCCTTCTCCCTGGCCTTTCTCAGAGGgctgtttttctctgcctctAACCAGTGACAAACACCCAGATCGCTCCTGCAGgtctccagcctctgctccctggcctctggctgcagcagcaagcCTGGTGAGCTGGGCTCCCTGGCAAGGCCAGAAGCATTCCACATCCTGCCTCTGGGGTGCAGCACAGTCAAATAGACCCAGCAACAAAACCAAGGTAACTTCccctaatttcttttttacccTCAGTAGCACCCACTGAAGGCTGCCCTGTTCCCATAGATGGgacttcttcctcttcctgtcCCTTCTGGTGTGTCTTTCCTGCCTAAGTTTGGCTTGTCATGAAGGACTCTGCTGCGCTTCCCCAAACAAACTTGACTCTTAGTTCTAATTTTCCCCCCTCATTTTATGCACCTAAACTAAtgctttttttaatctaataaacagaaaagaaggtatatcaaaaatgctattttttttcctcaccaaGAATTCCAGCACCATCACCTTGTTACACCTTACATAAATATTGATGCCACTGTAGATTGTTAGCCAGGATTTCAGTTAATATGGGGAGGACAAAAGATTCTTTTCCACATGCTCAGGCCTTAAATACTTTTTCACAGTCACCTGATTTCATCACCCCTGCAGTACAGGCACATGCAAGTGTGTATACATACAGGTATATGTACGTCCACAAACAGGGACTACAGCATCAGAACACCAGCTCCTTTCCTGTAGAGGCAGCACAAGCCTGATAGAAGTTCTGCAATGCTTTTGGGAGAGGGCCTGGTGTGGGGGTTAATTCCCTCCTTAAAGAGCGAGTACAACTCACACACTTTTTTAATaacctgggcagcaccagaCATAGTCCTCTCTCTGTGTTTGCTATCTGACTGGAGCAGTTGTGGAGAACTATATTTTACTGTACAGCTCTGGTCAAAAGCAAAAACACTGCGATGCAGCAGGAACATATTAAGCATTATCAGCAAATTCTCACTTTTGCattggaaagcaggaaaaatgaggAGGTCTCTGAAATGCTGTCGTGTCAGAGCAGGTGAATGATGACAGCCAGGGTGGTATTCAAAGAACAGCACTATAAGTAATGCAACAGCTAAGGTTCAACctgccaaaaccaaaacaatccaATTATCTGCTGTTGTCTAAGCCCTCGTGTCTGGGCTTTGTGCAACTCGGATGGGTTAAAAACAAGAGTATCAGTTCCCCTCGAGGAATGTGCCTTGCAAAACACCCACGGGGTGCTGTGCACCTGGCCACAAACACCTGTCGGTGGTGAGGAGGTGCCTGGCTGGCACAGTGGGGCAAGGTCCTAACTGCCTAGGGGCTGGGTTCAGCGGGGCTGGGGTGTTTGGGACCCTCCCTGGGGTATTTCCAGTCTCACAGACAAGCTTAAATAGAGACAACCTGACACAAAAACTCAATTGACCTCCTCAACACTCAGCAAGAAAATCCAGTGTAAATGACAGCTTCAGGGGCTCCTCTGGGTGAGCTCCTCCAAGTGCTGGCTGAGCTGTCAATTCCCCAAGCTGTGCTTCAGGTAAACACAAGGTAGTGTTTTCAGACTTAAAAAGACCTGGGGGTCTTTAACAGGGGCCTCAAACCGCACCTGGCCTAGGTTTTAGAGGATAGGAGGGGAAACCACACCAGTGGTTTCAGGGAGGACATttgaggaagagcagcaggcatGCAGCAGTCCCCAACCCCCAAGtgcctgctcagctggggctgtgtaGAGTCCAACCGGACTCTGCTGGCAAAACATGcccccctcctgctgcctttgcttAAACAactgctctggagagcaggaggcaaTGCtagaaaaggagaagggaagcaCGTGCTTGCAGAAGTACTGAAGGTTTGAAATCTCCcaccagccagagcagcctACACGGGCAGGAACAAACCACGCCACTCTGCACCTATGCATAAGGCCCTCTTCCAAGTGTCAGGTTGGTCCCAGCACCTCCATTGTCTCCAGCCCGATTCGTGCGCAACCACCCAAGCTGTTGtcccagggaggaggaaggggtgTTTGTGAGGAGTGCAGTCCTGaagaggaggaatttcttcagctGCCACCAAAGTGATTATGGAGGAACAGCCTTAGGCAACCTTACCAAAGCAGCCGGACCAGACAGGATAGGATTCacccagccagggaaggaggacATCCTGGCTCCCACACCAGTCCTTTCCCTTCTCATGCCTCAACAACCATCAATGCCTTTGCAGGCAGGCATTGATTTGGGTCAGCGCACAGTCCCTGAACAATCCTGGAAAACAGTAATTAGCTCCTGATGGTTGGGCAAGCAGGAATGGATTTCCCCGCAGCCACAACTGCTGTGGTGTAGCCGACAACCTACGGTGTGGGAcctgcagctgggggaggaAAGGTGGAAACATGCAGAAGGCCCTAGACTGGCTTACAACAATTTCATAAGCAATCTAGAGAATGTAACCCCAGGGCTTTAAGCCAGGAATACAATATGCCAAAAATTATGGAAGCATCTGAACACCTTCCTGCTGGGTATTCTGCAAACTGTGCTTTCCTTGGCTCCTCCCCAGGATAAATGCCTGTGTGATAGAGCATCTTATTCCATGGATCATTTCCCTTGCAGACACATTtgtgctactttttttttaaactcttcaaCTTGCGTTAGGCAAGACAAGTTCAAAGAAACTGCTGGATCTGGTCAGCTCCTACTATGTCAACTGCCTCTTTGTAAAAGTAGGTATTAGTGTAAGAAAAGCATAAGGTTTCACATTTAAGTTGATATAGGCAGCATCAGCCAATGGCTTCCTGGCAGAAAATGGTGCTCCTTTGGACTAACACACATGCGGTTCCTTAGTGTGGCCACTGGATATTGTCTTTGCTCCTTATAAACACCAAAATATCTGTATTATTGTCCCGTGAGGAACAACAAGGTGCTCCCAAAACAGAAGGCAGATCCAACACCAGCTACAGCTATTCATGGAGCATGTGCAACCACCGTGAGTGCTGGAATGTTTGAATAGTGACAAGTGAGAACAAAGCAAATGTGACATTTTGCAGCAAACTTAAAGCAGCCACGGTGCTTTAGAAAAACAAGGAAGCCTGGACTCCAATTATTGCTCCAGTGGTTAATAAAATCTTCAATAGAAGCACAATGGGAATCACTAGAAGTAATTCTTGTCAATTTTCCCTTTGACAACCATCTGGGAGGTTTCATTTCACTGAGAGACCCATAATTGTGTTCAACCTCAGGCAAAGTATTTCCCAGATAAGAAAGCACTGACCACCTTATTAAGGGGCTTCCTGGACAGAACAGTTGAGATGCTCCTTTGACAACAAATGGGATTAGGGAGAGAAGCTTCTGTTAGCTGAAGCATTTgatatacttaaaaaaaaaaggaaaaatattaagaaccacagcaaatgaaggaaaagtAAAGGCTATGCTTTTTGGATTACTTCCTAGATGTTTTTCAATACTGAAGAGCAATTTTGTGCTGGCTTCAATCCTTTCTGAGAGCAGGCACTGCTAAGAGATGTGATCTCCTTTCTTACCCTTCCCTTACATCTGATCCAAGACTCACATGGGCAAAAGCTGAGCTTGAGATTACTGTTGGGAAGGACAAACaagatgagaaaacaaaaataattagcCTTTCCATGTCTTGGCAAATGAAGGAATGTATTGTAAAACCATACAACCCTTAAATTCTGTGCAAGGGAATTGGTGAAACAGCTTCTAGTGGAAGCAGCCCCCAGTTAAACTAAATAAAGCACAACACAAAACCATACTCTGGcaattttgcttgttttcaggTGATGACTCTCTCTAACAGAACCACTGTTTGCTACTTACTTAGCTACTGTTTATCCAAACTGACAGGCCAATGCTGCTGAAGAGATTCACCCCACAACAAACCAACtcataaaatttcttttgcatcATTCCCACTTTGACACGTTATTAACTTTACAGTGCAGCTGGATGAGCC encodes:
- the SAP18 gene encoding histone deacetylase complex subunit SAP18 — protein: MGGARRDIRERRGKMAVESRVTQEEIKKEPEKPIDREKTCPLLLRVFTTNNGRHHRMDEFSRGNVPSSELQIYTWMDATLKELTSLVKEVYPEARKKGTHFNFAIVFTDLKRPGYRVKEIGSTMSGRKGTDDSMTLQSQKFQIGDYLDIAITPPNRAPPPSSRMRPY